In one Thioclava sp. ES.031 genomic region, the following are encoded:
- a CDS encoding glutamate--cysteine ligase, protein MSIPQQGGGPIERFEQLAEYLAEGEKPRDDWRIGTEHEKFGYCADKQLPLPYDGPRSIKAMLEGLRDRFGWKPVEEQGKIIGLELNGANVSLEPGGQLELSGAPLETIHQTCDEVNEHLREVQSVADDIGVKFIGLGAAPIWTQDQMHMMPKGRYRLMTDYMGRVGELGTQMMYRTCTVQVNLDFGSEADMVQKMRVALALQPVATALFANSPFLDGKPNGMKSWRSHIWQNLDDARTGMLPFMFEEGAGYEAYVNYVLDVPMYFVYRDGKYIDALGQSFRDFLKGELPALPGEKPTLSDWADHLTTVFPEARAKKFIEMRGADGGPWRRLCALPALWVGLLYDQTALDAAWDLVKGFDHETREGLRRAAAVDALQGEFNGVKLHDLARETVAIAKSGLAARAKPGAGGMIPDETHFLNALEESVETGRVPADELLEKYHGEWNGDLSKIYAEYSY, encoded by the coding sequence ATGTCCATTCCGCAGCAGGGCGGTGGCCCGATCGAGCGCTTCGAGCAACTGGCCGAATATCTGGCCGAAGGTGAGAAGCCGCGCGACGACTGGCGCATCGGCACCGAGCATGAAAAATTCGGCTATTGCGCGGACAAGCAATTGCCGCTGCCCTATGACGGCCCGCGGTCGATCAAGGCGATGCTGGAAGGTCTGCGCGACCGCTTCGGCTGGAAGCCGGTGGAAGAGCAGGGCAAGATCATCGGGCTGGAACTGAACGGCGCGAATGTCAGCCTCGAGCCGGGCGGTCAGCTGGAGCTTTCGGGCGCGCCGCTCGAGACGATCCACCAGACCTGCGACGAGGTGAACGAACACCTGCGCGAAGTGCAGTCGGTCGCCGACGATATTGGTGTGAAGTTCATCGGTCTGGGCGCGGCCCCGATCTGGACGCAGGACCAGATGCACATGATGCCCAAGGGGCGCTACCGGCTGATGACCGATTACATGGGGCGCGTGGGCGAGCTGGGCACGCAGATGATGTATCGCACCTGCACCGTGCAGGTGAATCTCGACTTCGGTTCGGAAGCCGACATGGTGCAGAAGATGCGCGTGGCGCTGGCGCTGCAGCCGGTCGCGACCGCTCTGTTCGCCAATTCGCCCTTCCTCGACGGCAAACCCAACGGCATGAAATCGTGGCGCAGCCATATCTGGCAGAACCTCGACGATGCGCGCACGGGCATGCTGCCCTTCATGTTCGAAGAGGGCGCGGGCTACGAGGCCTACGTGAATTACGTCCTCGATGTGCCGATGTATTTCGTCTATCGCGACGGCAAGTATATCGACGCGCTGGGCCAGTCCTTCCGCGACTTCCTGAAGGGCGAGCTGCCCGCGCTGCCCGGCGAGAAGCCGACGCTGAGCGATTGGGCCGATCACCTGACCACCGTCTTCCCCGAGGCGCGTGCGAAGAAGTTCATCGAGATGCGCGGTGCCGATGGCGGGCCGTGGCGGCGTCTGTGTGCGCTGCCCGCGCTCTGGGTCGGTCTGCTTTACGACCAGACCGCACTGGATGCGGCATGGGATCTGGTGAAGGGCTTCGATCACGAGACCCGCGAAGGTCTGCGCCGCGCGGCGGCGGTCGATGCGCTGCAGGGCGAGTTCAACGGCGTGAAGCTGCATGACCTCGCACGCGAGACGGTGGCGATCGCGAAATCCGGTCTGGCGGCGCGGGCGAAGCCCGGCGCGGGCGGGATGATCCCCGACGAGACCCATTTCCTCAACGCGCTGGAAGAGAGCGTCGAGACGGGCCGCGTGCCTGCCGACGAGCTTCTCGAGAAA